The genomic interval CCCACATAAGACAATATGGGAAGCACTGCTCTAGAATATTATTTTGAATATGAAATATGATGGGTTCTTTGTAGCAAAAAACTCCGAAAGCCTCATATCATTTTCTATAGTAGAATATTATCCTTCTTAAAGGACTGCTAAACAGCACTGACTGGCATCAATTTAAAACCAGTATGTATAAAAAAAAACTATCCAGATTTATCACATTTATAGAAAAAAAGACAACACTTTTGAGCCAGCTATCTTACAGAGAGACTGCAAGGTCTAATTAGGCCTTTTTATGCAGTTGCCATTCTTTTTGTAGAGGAaataatggcggggtacagaccatcCAGAAGAGGTGCCTCCTTGGTGCCTCTCTCTGCTgtgcagctgcactgcagcaCACTAATTGCACAGCACAGCTtcgcagcagaaaaggagctcaaaaaagcggctcctttttgctgcgccgTAAAGCACCAAAGATGGTGCATATACATCGCAGCTGTACAGCTTTGTATGAAAcctgcgcagctgtgacgtaaTGGTTATGCGCGCCATGTGTAAGGCGCTGCGTAACAGTGGCATGtacatgacatgctagggttgcggggcgtgtgcaagCGCCGccccaagcaaccctagcacgttgtggacgcaccacaaagggcccatctggagaaGGCCAATCTTACCTAATTTGTGCTTTAATGAATTTGAAACCAATCCTCCCAAATTCCTCATGAAGTCTTCAGATTCATCTAAAAATAGAGATCACAGAAAGATCCAGTGTTTTAAAAGTGTCAAGTTGATTACAACTAGAATGTCTAAGTAAAGTGTAATAAATTTGTTAAAATATATGGATAAACCACAACTCAGATAAAACAGAAATAGTATTGGCTGATAATTTCTTCTACTTGAGGATGTGGTATTCATCACTTCTAGAAAGGGCCACACTGAAGCTGAACATGAAACAGAATGTGAGGCTATTAGCCTTCCTTTACTTGTTCAGGTTTTGGGGAGAGGCCACTTTTAATACCACTTTCAATAGTCGAAAAGTAGAAAGAAGCATTTATGCTCGCAGAAGGCAAGCTCAATTTCCTAGCACAGAGTATATAAAAACCACAAATGAAAGTCTTGTGCATTTCTAATTCTACACATAGATATACAGTAACACAGAGAAGATACAATGCCAATATTGGTAAGTCTTACCTGTATTTGATATATCTCTGTCAAAAGTCTCCTTACGCTTGGAGTGTGCTTTGTTATCAAGAGggccactttaaaaaaatgaagtccACATTTCGATGAGGTAAGATCATTACAAAACAGTAAActccaaatcaaggtttgcaaccTGAAAAGTTTGTCATTGTAAAGCAAGAATCCtatgtatatgcagaacataaTATTCTTGAAAACATTTATAGGGCTAGACTATACTTAATGTAAGTTATCATTTTCTAGCtgacaaataaatgaaaaatgaaagtcaCAGAACCTGTATCAACAGGCTTATATCCTAAATACCTAAACTTACAAAACACAATTTTAGGAAACCTCTGATGTTCCAACTGTATGTCAGAGACAAATATAATTCAACACAACCGAAAGAAGCTCAAGTCAGTGCCTAACTCTGCAACATGCTATCCTATACCAAGGCATGTATGTAAGTGATGTCTGCACAATCTTTCTCACAAAACATTTGGTGGTTCGTAGTGGGAATCTTGGAAGACATTAGGGGTAGAAACACCACACCTCtccaaagagaaagagggaaacaaatacacagacacacactctaaCCTAGATTAAGCTCATAAACATTCCAGAAAATGTTTAGTTGAAAAAATTATGATATGAACAGTACAGATAATTACCTGGCATTGATCATATTTACATctgatggagaagaagatctaaaagaaatgaaaaaattagGTACAGGTTCATTGCTAGAAGTCACACTTCATCATCAATGCAGCTGGctctccacatccacagattcaactatccacagcttgaaaatatttaattctaaaaagcaaatctggATTTGGCATTTTTATATGTggccccattttactatgccacaatatttaaagggatttgagcatccattgattttggtattcatgggggatcctggaacatctaatgcatctgacgaagtagactgaagtctatgaaagttcatgctgccaacttctttctttcagttagtctcaaaggtgctacaagatctctgtacatactgattccacagactaaaatggctataaTCTTAGAATATACAGTAAAGGCATACACATAATTGATCTGGATCCAGCACTGGTGCTTCCAGCAATGGGCTGCTTTGTTTCAGACTGCTTTGGACACATCAGCTTTGAAATAATCTCATTCCAAAAATATTCCCCATTGGGAATGGGCTAAGATTTCCTATTGAGCATCACAGAGAAAATAGCTAGAAAAAGCCCCTGCATGGCCCAAGAATTCTTGGAACAAAAAAGATTCAGAATAATGAGGGAACAGATTTTCCCAAACCACCTATTTTGAATATGGTCTTTCTTTGCCTCCAATGCAAATCTACTGATACAGTCTTATCTTCATAGGTTTGCTTGCAGAAAAGAGGTGGGGAGGAAATGGGTCATCCCCACCAAGACACTTTGAAGCAGTCTGAAGCTTTTGTAACAGCTTGCTTTGCTTCATGGAAGATTCTCTTCACCCCCCAAAAGATCTAAATATCACCAAAGCAACTCCTTTTGCTTCAGGAGTCAAATTTGTTCAAAATGGGTGCAAGTCAAAGTGAACCTTCACACTGAAACTGATGTTCACTGCTCCCATCAGAACACTAATTGattacaaatttttaaaagtcaaattaataaacaattaaaagaaTGAGAAAACTTACTGCAATGAACTTGTAGCACTTTTTTGTTGCTCCGCGGAAGAATATAATCTTTTTTCTGTCAGATATTGTTCAGAAGAATCCTCTTCACAAGACATACTTTCACAATCGCTATCTTCTGAACTTACTAAAGAAGTCTGTCTTGTTTTTTGAGATGGCTTCCTTGAATTAGTTATACGTCTTAGTTCATAAGGACAATGTTTGTCAACCCCTTCATTACACTGTTCATCTTCAAGCTCACTTTCAGAACTCTTTGAAACCAgtattctctccttccttctacTTGCCCTAATAATAGGTTCTTTAAGACTGCTCTTCTGAGTTTCCAGTTGTTTTTTAGATTGTGTAGTTCTTACAGGCTTTTGCCTTTTAAGTGCTTTTTTATTGGATGACTTTTGCTTTGCAGGTTGTGATTTTTTATTGGATGACTTTTGCTTTGCAGGTTGTGATTTTTTATTGGATGACTTTTGTTCTGCAGGTTCCACTGGCAAAATGGGCTTTAAAACAGAAACTGAATTCTCAGAGCACATGTCTGTATTCTTGAAGGGCTGgctattctctgaggctgtgATTACAGAAGCCCTCTCCTGGCTCCCTTCGTTTTGCTTTTCTGctgaagtttttgtttttgggtgTTTGTGTTTCACAGTTCTCATACTGTTAGGTGACCTTTCTGCTGTCCTTAGAACAGCTTGTGGTTCTTCTAAAAAACTGTTGTCCTCTTCCAGTAAAGCTGCATGGTCTTCTGTTTGGTTTATACTTGTAGAAATGTTGGTACTTATTTCTTCTGACACCTTACCTTTGGAATCtattttctgctttcctttttggGTGGTATTTAAAACCAACAGTGGCTGGTCATCTACCAAAGACATAATTTTATTACTCCCTGAAATATTCTTTTTATCAACAGTGGTTTCAGCAacatttgtcatcttggtttGCTTTATAGCGGTTGGTGTAACAAGTTTCTCTGatgttcttttatctttttttcttgcaCTATGCTGGCTCACTTCCCTTTTTTGTCGAGATGGTGCAGATATTAAGCTCTTTTTCTGtggtttttgtttcttcttttgcgAGGCTGAAATCCAAGATTTAGAAGAGATTCCAAATGACTCTTCTATCAAAAATTCACAGTCGTCTTCTGGCTCTACATTGGCGGTATTTCTTGGGGCGGGGGGAGATAAGTGATTTCTTAGGTTAAGACCAAGGAACAAAAAGAATAGAATACCCTCAAATGCTAGTTTCAGACGTACTGCCATTTTGAGAATActcaaatgtattttttttgaaaagaatcaataattatttctacattgtattaTCCAAAGCATACCCATAAAGGTATCCCACCATTGACCAAATACAACACAGGACCTCAGGCAAACTTTTAACATAATCCACTTTCTTAATTTACCAAGCAGGATAGGGGGTGCAGataatatttttaagaaaataacttttgaaaTGGATGGTCTTTGATTGGCTATCTGTATGACCGCACATATAAAATTCCATGTCTGCACTAAGCATATCTGCAGAACCTTATCCAAGAATGCCTGTGTGGCCATATAAATGACCGTCAGGTATACACAAGCAACCATCTGTCTTTCATATGGCAATGTAACATATATGGGAAACTGGAAACTATGTACGCTCAGATAGCTGCACTTGGAGTATAGCCAGTACAAAGCACTCATGCAAAATACTTATCATGCATCTAGGACATTGCATTTCACAAACACTAATGGAATAGACCAGGTGAGCAATTTGGGAGGTTATGTGGCAAGGGCAGCAGAAATGGATCCAACCCTGAGTTGTTTAAAGATTTCAAGTCAGCCTTCACTAGGCAGTCAGGGAACACAATAAGATGGCAAGTAAAACATGTTCTCACAGCCTTTGCAAAGAAACTCTGTAGCTTTGCTGAGTTTCTCTCCGTAATAGCCAGGTGCATTAGAGCCAAGGTGGGAAGAGAATGCCAAGTGTGTGTCTCTACAAAGGCCACAGAGACGGACTACATGATCTACCTGTGGTTCAAAGTCTTCCTCCCAAAGCACTTCTTGCTCCAGTCCCAATGGCTTCTATGTGAATGgggtagtgaatctgctccaaATTTCAATTAAGATTTTAAAGGAACACTTCAAGTTGCTGAAACCTTCTTGCAGAAAGGGTTGAACACACTGGGCAGGCTCTTTAAATTTCTGAACAAAAGTCAAAGCAGATTCACCTTCTTACTCACAGTGAAAACCACCAGCCATCACTGTTCAGACCTACCATCTAGAACAGTGATTACCAAAGTGGATAGTACTGCTCTCCTGGGGCAGTAGAAAGATGTAGGGGTGGTGAACAAAAGGATGTGGCAGTGGGACATTCAGTCACTACTAGCACGCAAGAAAATGGGAACCAGATGCTTTTAGGACCATAGTGAGGATGAGGATTGCATGAAACATCTGTTTTCAGGGTCCTTTAAAATGCTGCGCATCACTGATTTTGCTTCATATAGTGGTGTCTCCAGCTCTTTCTCTGCCCACACAAGttcactccattagccatcacttTTGCTAGTAGTGGTGGCTGTGGTAGGGAAACTCTCACAAGACTTGGATATAGGACAGTGGTTCAGAGTGgtaccattttgggacagattgCCTGACTGGAGCAAGGAGGTAGAGGACAGGGCAGCAGGGGAGAATGGGTGGTAacaaggagctttcaaattttgGACATTGCTAAAACTTTGTGAACTTTGCCAGAAAATGGTTGGCAGGTTGGAGCTTAGCTTCTGATCCAGTTTTCTTTTGTTGGACAGGCCAACAGAAGAAGTCAAAGAATATTTCTGTCAGGGGGGCACCTCAAAGCTGCGTGGGGAAGGCACATCTCTGAGGAACGAAGGGAAGAAGTATTTGGGGTTGATTCTTGGAAACAGTCCTTTATCTTGGAATAGCTCATCTAGTTAAAGTCTCTTACTTCCCCTATCCgaacatgtggcctctgtaaaccctaCTAGTAATTTGATGGCTGTGCTGCAAATTGTAAATGTTCAAATATCTTAaacaaaaagactttgtaaacaGTGTTGCTgtacctgggtgaccttggggaagtcacacactctcagcctcagaggaaagcaatgtccccccccccccaaaaaaaaagaaacatgccaggaataggttcaccttagggttatcataactcagaaattgcttgaaggcacacaataacaaaaacctTCTTTTATCTACATCTTTACCTCTGTGTAAAATAAGTTCTCATATCTTCTGATGATGCTAGGGACTCAGACATCTTGTTTTGATGGGAAGGTGCTGCTGAAGATTTTGGTTCTACAGCAGAAAGctcctttgtttctttcctttcatgaCACATCTCATACTGTGCAACATCTTTGTCCTGCTCTACATTCACAGCAAACACAAATTTATCTTCACCAGAATTTAACCTACATGGGAGGAAATCAAGAAACTCATATTTTGATTTTGTAAATTTATCTTAAGAACTGTCACCTAACCTTTTCTGTAAAGGGACACCTGAGAGATTTTTTCAATCTTATTTCAACTTTAattgaatcccccccccttttctattttatttgtttttatggaGGGCTTCTCAGGGTCAAAATGTGGGATGTGGAGACTTTCAAATAGCTGTACTTAAACTAAGGAAATTCTTAACATAAGAAATAGTGAGTAACTGAAAATATGAGTTAGCAAGTGAGAATTGTATAGATTGTTTACATTTCATCATTTCAACTTGATACCTCTAACAGAACTAAGGGAAAGGCCTCTGAGATTTATAAAACAACTATTAAGACTAGATGGGGGTCCAAAAAATGATCTAAAAGCACAGGAAGCTGAGCTTGGACTATAGATCACCAAAAATAAATGGGATAGGATTTGGAGATACAGTATGTCCCACAGAAATTTCTATCTGCAGCTGTAAAGGAGGGTACTATTAAGGTGATACACCCTTGGTATCTGTGCCCTATAAAAGTATCCAGAATGAATAACCATTTATCAGATGGATACCAGAGAGGCTGTAATAAGGCTGGAACACTGGAACTTATGTGGCTGGCTGCTCTAAAATAATTCCATTATGGCTGGACACTCTTGATCGGATTAACAAAATAACTAATAAAATAACTAATCAAAATGTACAcatttaaagtactgtactgattttattaatttattatttaaaaaatgaaattgtcaTATGTAAATTTAAAGATCTTATATCTACCTTCCTGTATGCAGAAGGGGTGGAGATAGCAAGGGCATGGAAGAATTTACCAGGTGCGTCCATCAATTGTTGGTTAGACAGAGTTTGGATCTTTGCATTATTAGGGAAAATGACACACAAATTCTGCCTTGCCAGAGGTGTCACAGCTGAAGACACTTTCAAGACTATGTGGCATTGTTCATAACATATATGacagaaagccgctcctttttgagccagcagaaagctggcttttctgctgctgctgcagctttgCAATGTTCCTTTGGTGTGCGATGTATAAACACCACACCATCGAAGCGCCAcaaagctgcctgccatgtggcCAGGAGGGCAGTTTCACAGCAGCTTCCTGAtggcttgggggtgtgcatcatctaaacaagCCAGCAAATCACCGCAAAGGAACTGTCTGATTCACCCCTTAGTTATACCTAAgttagacccactgaaataaCATTCAGGATGTCTAAAAAGTTAATTAGGAGCTGGTAAGAAATTATGAATTATGTATGTCAAATGATCCACCAAAAATCCATGTTTGAAGAAAGACCAAACATGTACAGACACTCTCCAAAAGATTaaacttttttaatttttagttttatatatatatatatatatatattttagaatatACATCTTAATCATGCAATTCTGTGGCAATGGGAATGGTCCTTAAGGTTGTTGAAGAACTTCAAACACAGTATGACGTCAAATACAAGACCTTGCTGAATGGCTATCAAAGCATTCATCAAAGTCATCCATTGAACAGCTGAACATTTATTCCTCAGCAAGCTAAAGTTAATCAAGAACAGAGGTATGCTATACAATATTTCATTTTGCATAGAAGTAACTTACATTCCTTCACACTGTGATGTTGAAGGCTTTTCTTCACATTTCTCCTCTTCCAGCAGGAGAGCAGGTGATCCTAAGGATAtatcaaaatcatcatcatcatctagaacatggcttgTATTCAGTCCTTCTTCATCTTCTGATACATTCTCACCTGTTTTGttagaaaaaacaaaatgaacagaaTAGCAATATTATTACTCCTTCGGGTATAACAAGTTAttatttgatactgctttaattgatGGCTGAAACATTTATTGCTGAACATTTTTTTAGTGGGTtttgtgattattattttctctCACTCCCAACACTGATTTGCTTTCACCTGCTACTCCAACCCCACAGATTAtaataaacacattttgaaaGCTGGAGTTGCACATTGGTGAGGTTTTTCTCACTAGCTCATCCATTTTCCCCCTATCTATGAGATTCCCACATTTCCTTCTGCTTTGTCAGAAGTGGCAAGATAATGTTGCTGGTCTGTCTGGAGAAAATCAGTCTTCCATGCCATAGTGCCGACATGATGGCTGAGAGTATGGTGACGGATGAGAGGGTTTTGAACACAGAAACAAATAACTGAGATGTGGTGTTAACACAGCATTTATCGGGTCACATGATTGTACTGCAGGTGACTGTTGTGGATGCTGTTATGTTAATTTCTTGAGGAGTGTGCAGCATTTAAATGGAcactgttttgaaaaaaatactgTCTTAATGTTCTTGATGACTGCTTGTTTTTTTGCAGACAAACAGAGAGTTTGTTAAAGAAATTATAATGCTAAAATACAATGCTCCAATCTGTGAGTGGCTAGCCCActgatacagaaggccaactgtattactgGGCCTGAGCACAGGCCAAAAtgaaactgctttgggtcacgttggaggtatgctgtaaatgacacatgcatcttaagaggccagaagctgtgctccagtccttaggaaatgccttccttttctcttttgtatccAAGAGAGAATTGGTAGCATattaattacattacattacaagcCGCTAAGAGTTCGAAACCAATGTCACCCACCTGGACATAGGTCTTTTTGATTTGATGATGGTAAGCAAATGATGGTATTAAATGCATTCTGCACATGGATTTGTGGTGCTGGTTGTTCCTGCTGGCAATCAAAAGATACAgtagaaatggaaaaagataGTGTTAACCCATAGTAAACAGAACAAGGTTTTtgaatttttcaaaataaaaataagtatggTATTGTATTCACATGAAGCAATGCTTCTTACAATGTGATTTTCTTATAAGGAGCAATCTCAGGGCACAGGAAAAAGCACACATAGTTAATATGGGATTTTGACCCATGTGAGGAGGACAAGGGAGTGCAACTTTGCTTAGTCTCCTAATTCTCTTGGTAGTGTTATGTACTGCTGTCCATGGCATTTTTAGATAATTGAGTTAAGAGAGGAATGAAGAACGGTTCAATGGTACATCTTATACCAGGATGTCCCATGTCAGACATTGGTGTGGAAGGACTACTACTCAGTCCTGTAGCAGTTATGATAAGGCTGGGAAAGATCTCCATACAGTCTTGTAGGAAATATTTCACAGAATGATATCACACACATCTTCTCACTACATCAGCTTATATATTGACCATGGTCTCCTTATACCATTCTACAGTAGGGTGCATATTGAATAGAAGAAATATCGAGATCCTAGGTTGGAACAAGATATTATGGCACTGGCACTGCAAATTCCTTTAAGACATTTTTGTTGTGTAAATGAACATAGCTTTAAGCACTAACCAAGTACTCTTGGAGTATTTCCTTTGACTTCAAAGTTCCTTAATTTCTGGACAGTGGGTTAGTATTGAGGAGATAAATATTCTAACTATAAATTTAGCTGAATTAAACCAGATAATATAGAGTGAGCTCTAGATGAAGTTTTATTGATTCAGTCTGCTTTGCCAAATTCAGCCAGGGCAAATATGGTCACTGCTTAGCCAATACTTAGTTATATATGTATAACAACAGAGGGGCAAGCAATCCTGCTTTCATATTCAGGCCCAACTGAGGTTTCAAAGTATTTCAAAAGTGGTCCCAAATACAATGCATCACAAAAATCAAACCATGCTATTACTAAAGCATGGAAAATCACAGCAAGAGTAGACAACTACTGCAACATTTCTGCAGAGTGATGAATCTAGTAGCAGTTCAAACTTCATCTTAAAGACTGTAGTGCCGTCACTATATATCAACAGATTGCCAAGATACAGTTTCACTTTACTATCTTTCATCCATCCCTTTACTGATTCTAGGCATTTATTCAGAATGACCACTGTCGTTATTTTTGTAAGCCGTCTGTAGCTAACACAGAGTCCCATAAAGAccgtttcttattttaaaaaatgtatgtgatATTCTTTCATTGTGGCAGCCGTCAAGCCTGCATACATTCTTTCTTATTCAGGAGCAGCAGCTTCAACGAAAATTCCAATGGAGCAACAGTTCCAAATTAACAGATAAGAGCTAAATAAAAAACCAAAGTTAACACTAGTAACACAAGTACATGAAGAATTGTTTTAAGCTAGCATCTTAACAATAGGTAACTGATAAGGagcacctctccccatatatagATGCTCAAATGTTCTAGAGgggccctcctctgtgtcccacagGTGAGGTCAGCATATTGTGTGAGGCCATGTGAGAAGTCCTTCTCAACTATGCCACTCTAAATGTGGAATGGCCTCCCTTTCTTGGAGGCATGACTAGGCCTGACACtggctttaactaccatagctgcCAAATAAAAGCATGGTTATTCACTGAAGCTTTTGGGGCTTCATTGATTCACTTCACAATATTTGTACAGatggctttaaattgttttaaccttAACCTGATTTTAACATAACCTCTGAAATACGTTTCAATTATCTTTATTGGATTATTTGCTAatacagccctccatatccacagattctttatccatggattcaagcatccacatcttgaaaacactaaaaaattatataaactctaaaaacaaacctttatttttgccattttggtaaAATGGTAAAGGACAcctttttattatgccattgtatttaatgggacttgagcattcacacatttcagtatccacagatatcctggaaccaaaccgcagcagataccaagggcccactgcagtgATTTTACTTGTATACCAGGCTGAGATTTTAGCAACATagggcaggatatatatatatatatatttaatcaatatacaaaaaagaaagataaattgtatttttttcagTCAAATCATTATCACCTAACCAAACATGACTACGTAGGTTAAACTGCATGGTATTCCCACAAACAGGAAACACAGATTACTAACAGAAACAACTTACCTCTTCCCTTTGAAATGGACCTTCATCCTGGTCCTTCCCAAAACTGGAGGATGAGGAACATGATACAGTAGGAGAACATATTATGAAGTCCTTGGCACAAGCTAAATAATAAGTAGTATTATGCACTGTtaagtgggaaaactgcagtTTTACATGGATAGAGTATAAATATCATAAGCTAAAATTACCCTCTAAATCAGGACTGTGTAACTTCAGAGTCTCCAACCAATCCTCCTGCCTCAGGGACACGCTGTGGCTATTACCTCCAACCTTGCTAGTTCTGGTTTAAAGCTCTATTCCGTGTTTGTTTTACACAGCGATGGGGAAGAATTTAAGAATTATGCTTTTCAGAGCCTTGTAGTACTGCAGTTCTTTATTTTCCACCCTTAACTTTTTCTCCCAGGAAGAGAGGgttgaggggaagaaaaatacatGAAGTGCATATGGCCCATACACCCTATGCTGCCCCCCTACTTTAAATGATCTACAGCCACACTTGCTAACCTGCTGGTAGTGAAAATGTCACAATTTTCCACAATGTCCAAACAACAAGATGACTGTGCATCATGAAGCTTACTGCTCAGTTTTATACAGAAAGCAAAAGAGGTAGCAGCACAGAGGAGGTTACAGGAGGAGTTAAAAACGGTATAGAATCTATAAGGTCCAATTGATCTAGAAATTATACTGTGTTACTAGTAATACTATGGTTGTTgctttgtaccttcaagtcacttctgacttattgtgatcttatcacaggcttttcttagcaGAATGTGTTAAGAGggtttcctctgaacaaattctgaggctgagactgtatGACTTAGCcagtgtcacctggtgggtttccatgtccaagcggaaattcgaaccctggtctcccaatgtccctagtccagcactcaaaccactgtactacTCTGGCTCCCAATACTATAAGATATGTCAAAGCtgcttattatttaaaaaaagatgaggaTAGCTACCAATAGCAGCTAGACTTTGTGGACCATGTGACATCTATATTATGAAACTAGTTATTCTACTGCATGATTTTTCAAACCGATCACAGCACATGGAAACTTACTTTCAAAGCAGCCTTGTATATATTTCAGTACATTTTCCCCTTTTAGACCAACATCTTGTTTTTggctgcaggaggaaaaaaagttGTCAAAAATCACTCACTCACTTCCAATTTCTAAATACAGTTTTACTGGCATTGCCTTGAAATCATGTCAGTCAGTGTGACCACCTTACCATACAATCTCATGTTACATTCAATTCAGATACCAAAACAAACTAGGTTTCTGATCCCAGAGTCAATAAGCCAGGGATCTTTCTGTTCAAAAAATAAGTCACGCAGCTCTTGTTTCAAACAAGCTGTTTATGACAGTCCTAAAACCTATATAACCACACCAGGAAAAGTTACCTCCATCTTGAAATCAAAGATCCTAGAAAGAATGGAATGATGTGGGGTATCTGGAAAAAGTAGAACTGGACATTATCTGAATTAGCCCATTTGGCTTAAATGTTATCTTTAAATACATTCAAAGATGTATGtgtaaattattttattggaatatttgtagTAATATAAAGAGAAGAGGGTATATTTTTCCCTTATGTTTAACAAAAAAACTACTGTCTCTCAAAAGAATACTATTTCTAGGAGAGAAACTATACCTAGTGTATCTTAAGAGAGCTGTATCtaatttatccctgatgtttcacctgcatctgtggctggtatgtTGAGAGGTGCCACCACCTCTGAAGCCACAGATACAGACAAAACATCTTCTAGAACACAGACACATAgcattaaaaaccacaaaaaattatggatgtcagccatgaaaagcTTTCGACTTCTGATATAAAATagttaaggctgcatctgcactgcagaaataatccagtttgacatcactttaaatgccctggctcactgcttcccagaattccacaggactgagatagggcagttaaagtggtatcaaactgaatcaTTTTTACAATGCTGATGAGGAGCAAACATCAAAAGTTTAACACGAA from Sceloporus undulatus isolate JIND9_A2432 ecotype Alabama chromosome 6, SceUnd_v1.1, whole genome shotgun sequence carries:
- the CENPC gene encoding centromere protein C — translated: MWGEVFHQKQDVGLKGENVLKYIQGCFETCAKDFIICSPTVSCSSSSSFGKDQDEGPFQREEQEQPAPQIHVQNAFNTIICLPSSNQKDLCPGENVSEDEEGLNTSHVLDDDDDFDISLGSPALLLEEEKCEEKPSTSQCEGMLNSGEDKFVFAVNVEQDKDVAQYEMCHERKETKELSAVEPKSSAAPSHQNKMSESLASSEDMRTYFTQRNTANVEPEDDCEFLIEESFGISSKSWISASQKKKQKPQKKSLISAPSRQKREVSQHSARKKDKRTSEKLVTPTAIKQTKMTNVAETTVDKKNISGSNKIMSLVDDQPLLVLNTTQKGKQKIDSKGKVSEEISTNISTSINQTEDHAALLEEDNSFLEEPQAVLRTAERSPNSMRTVKHKHPKTKTSAEKQNEGSQERASVITASENSQPFKNTDMCSENSVSVLKPILPVEPAEQKSSNKKSQPAKQKSSNKKSQPAKQKSSNKKALKRQKPVRTTQSKKQLETQKSSLKEPIIRASRRKERILVSKSSESELEDEQCNEGVDKHCPYELRRITNSRKPSQKTRQTSLVSSEDSDCESMSCEEDSSEQYLTEKRLYSSAEQQKSATSSLQSSSPSDVNMINASGPLDNKAHSKRKETFDRDISNTDESEDFMRNLGGLVSNSLKHKLVLPTNTPNVRRTKRMRIKPLEYWRGERVEYKTRPSGGFVFGGIISPEQKEPRKSKPKKTVNPVVELGFADTSVPDTSVSSLKDPDQPAVVFDVASNQEILLECVKSGSSHVFFVCNEAVSIYKYLNTPSFSVGKMVLKPLKEKGQQYSHTDTLVFHISQGKLLLNLYDQCYCLTAGDYFFIPPGNVYNIRNLLNQECIICFTQLKGMRSES